The following proteins are co-located in the Verrucomicrobiia bacterium genome:
- a CDS encoding DUF885 domain-containing protein: protein MSNASATFDSLLDRYFKSLLAEHPTFAASAGLPDSRGKLGRANLAHEKRWHAKRQQALTTLESLSPSELSNEQHLDRLAFRSQLLRECEDFERGRHALNPDALDHVLGALLHELQRGEDEPAVVAKHLRSLLRETPQYLTEAATLIDRPERVWRNSMEQTAAGAGSLFDAVAVFLKSVSPHASDARQIAAAKKAFAKYHKQVVARPLAPSGSFAVGAAILQRRVRDQLGLDYSLGEIESLALSEVARVGELLKKATAKFGRGKSTDEIIHESRAAWNPGDDLLGVYRRETQRVAKAFRATKAVTFPKGETLDVRLVPEFMRHLFPTAAYTQPGAFEKRQRGIFWVNDLSATKKTEAEKLAERQQHFGLSLTCAHEAYPGHHLQFVTANRHPRPWRRLFAHAVFYEGWTLWCEQMMVDLKIERSPWLEVQQLHDALWRCHRILVDLRLQTGRYSYEQAVAHMQKNLGFTRARAAADVNWYTASPSVPMSYWLGRLENERLRKRLVIGRGWTLQKFNDWLISFGTLPQAWLEKYGLD from the coding sequence ATGAGCAACGCGTCCGCAACCTTTGATTCTCTTCTCGACCGCTATTTTAAATCCCTCCTCGCCGAGCATCCCACGTTCGCCGCCAGCGCCGGCCTCCCGGACAGCCGTGGCAAACTTGGCCGCGCCAACCTTGCGCACGAAAAACGCTGGCACGCCAAACGCCAGCAAGCCCTCACCACGCTTGAATCACTTTCCCCCAGCGAACTCAGCAATGAGCAACACCTCGACCGCCTCGCTTTTCGCAGCCAGCTATTGCGCGAGTGCGAAGACTTCGAGCGCGGCCGTCATGCCTTAAACCCGGACGCGCTCGACCACGTGCTCGGCGCTCTCCTTCACGAACTCCAGCGCGGCGAAGACGAGCCAGCCGTGGTTGCGAAACATTTGCGTTCGCTCCTGCGCGAAACTCCTCAATATCTCACCGAAGCCGCCACCCTGATTGATCGTCCCGAACGCGTCTGGCGCAATAGCATGGAACAAACTGCCGCGGGAGCCGGTTCGCTCTTCGACGCCGTTGCCGTATTTCTGAAAAGTGTTTCGCCTCACGCTTCTGACGCGCGGCAAATCGCCGCCGCAAAAAAAGCTTTTGCGAAATATCACAAACAAGTGGTTGCCCGTCCGCTGGCGCCGTCCGGTTCGTTCGCGGTGGGCGCCGCCATTCTTCAACGCCGCGTCCGCGATCAACTCGGCCTTGATTATTCGCTCGGTGAAATCGAGTCACTCGCACTTTCCGAAGTCGCGCGCGTCGGCGAACTTCTAAAAAAAGCCACCGCCAAATTTGGCCGGGGCAAGTCCACCGATGAAATCATTCACGAGAGCCGCGCCGCGTGGAATCCCGGCGATGATTTGCTCGGCGTGTATCGCCGCGAAACCCAGCGCGTCGCCAAGGCTTTTCGCGCGACGAAAGCGGTCACCTTTCCCAAAGGCGAAACCCTGGACGTTCGCCTCGTGCCGGAATTCATGCGCCATCTTTTCCCCACTGCCGCGTACACGCAGCCGGGCGCGTTCGAGAAACGCCAGCGCGGAATTTTTTGGGTCAACGACCTCAGCGCCACCAAAAAAACCGAGGCCGAAAAACTCGCCGAACGCCAGCAGCATTTCGGCCTCAGCCTTACCTGCGCGCACGAAGCCTATCCGGGCCATCATTTGCAATTCGTCACCGCCAATCGCCACCCGCGCCCATGGCGGCGGCTTTTTGCGCACGCGGTTTTTTACGAAGGCTGGACGCTCTGGTGCGAGCAGATGATGGTGGATTTAAAGATCGAGCGTTCGCCGTGGCTCGAAGTTCAGCAGCTTCACGATGCCCTATGGCGCTGCCATCGCATCCTCGTTGACCTGCGTTTGCAGACGGGCCGCTACAGCTATGAACAAGCCGTCGCGCATATGCAAAAAAATCTCGGCTTCACGCGCGCCCGCGCCGCCGCCGATGTGAATTGGTACACCGCCTCACCCTCGGTGCCGATGAGTTACTGGCTCGGACGCCTTGAAAACGAACGCCTCCGCAAACGCCTGGTGATCGGGCGCGGCTGGACGCTGCAAAAATTCAACGACTGGCTTATCAGTTTCGGCACGCTTCCACAGGCGTGGCTGGAAAAATATGGGTTGGATTAA
- a CDS encoding type II secretion system protein: MKKTKREHNGFTLIELLVVIAIIAILAGLLLPALAKAKFKAKVINCASNYRQWTIMVNVYASDDPQGKLPAFTVYSSGGNPTDVGTNFVTALSPYGMTVPMYFCPVRSKEFDTANTWFFSNFHRSLSQITDLNVYFTSTLPGGRSENGGYGKLLHDWYVPRLSNANGGLFPVPGVTANATFPPDCLGWPQKTSDPVAATAPIMTDLAEYVGNSTNINLIPSTTAHFFNGTLNSINLAFADGHVEQHTSATIRWQMTGAAGQESYFY, from the coding sequence ATGAAAAAGACGAAACGCGAGCACAACGGCTTTACCCTGATCGAATTGTTGGTGGTGATCGCGATCATCGCCATCCTGGCGGGATTGCTTTTGCCCGCCCTGGCCAAGGCGAAATTCAAGGCCAAGGTCATCAACTGCGCTTCCAACTACCGCCAGTGGACGATCATGGTGAACGTCTATGCCAGTGACGATCCCCAGGGCAAATTGCCTGCGTTTACCGTTTATAGTTCGGGGGGAAATCCCACCGATGTCGGCACCAATTTTGTCACGGCGCTCTCGCCCTATGGCATGACCGTGCCGATGTATTTTTGCCCGGTGCGGTCCAAGGAATTCGACACCGCGAATACCTGGTTCTTCAGTAATTTCCACCGGAGCCTGAGCCAGATCACCGACCTGAATGTTTATTTCACTTCCACCTTGCCGGGTGGCCGTTCCGAAAATGGCGGATATGGAAAGCTGCTGCATGACTGGTACGTGCCGCGACTCTCCAACGCCAATGGCGGATTATTTCCTGTGCCGGGCGTGACGGCCAACGCCACGTTCCCGCCTGATTGCCTGGGATGGCCGCAGAAAACCAGCGACCCCGTCGCCGCCACGGCCCCCATCATGACGGACCTCGCCGAGTACGTCGGCAATTCCACCAACATCAATTTGATACCGAGCACCACGGCGCATTTTTTCAACGGCACGTTGAATTCGATCAACCTGGCTTTTGCCGACGGGCATGTGGAACAGCACACATCCGCCACGATCCGCTGGCAGATGACCGGCGCGGCTGGCCAGGAAAGTTATTTCTATTGA
- a CDS encoding histidine kinase, translating to MSFIYFPALTLAQSFPIVTNVDQFWNVPNEYFLRGCSFHITGVVTLADTNRNLMVVQDSTGAVAISGSVKKSPVMIGQRVLVEGNEAAPAVEGFPDYPFHPSGSDVPAAFEAPSNWGNYHLTRMRGYLHPPVTGNYTFWIASDNSSELWLSTDEDPAKVRKIAFISEGFWVNPREWSRYPSQRSETIFLRSDKTYYVEAFQEQVLQDDHLSVAWQGPDFAQALVDGKYLTPFADSADEKKLPVSHGILREFWTNYSAGSLVGITGPRRYASVLSAKEIHLTILGNGPLPEPRRISLDQPLAPENNYCWVQVEGMLSFLAVHDTSASLEMLDNNEQTELHVQHWDKDSPLHPLNVRAEAQGVCEGTHSMTGPLTPGLIWVPSQSNIRLLETTITNTAPLTLAQPAVKTQMNPTGDMAGFYITRGVVTFNDDVLKKHCTFIQDDNGSSIFILDPAERLVGKLQIGEWVQIGGTLLLGKDAPGLQPTVLRNLGLQTMPKPIIGPTDLSLEKIANGIWTEVEGVVRSVDTNGVILLAGKKALASVWIGRTPPEVLRHYVDATLRIQGVMSTAVFGRPVLLTPSREFVEVEEAAPEHPFDLPVFSMANPKPVGVGFNWQHRVRMGGVVTFRGDWGLFVQTASGSMRVQTVNAPAVSVGDGVEIVGFPDENNSVTGALVRPTGNHPLFKPLNLDLATVSPGERGSLFVKVRADLLSQKKNANHQMLELEQGQRAFEAVLATHDGQLPELNPGSRIEITGVCDFQPIATAAARGGLSENATGLWRVWLRSPADVVVLSGPPWWTWKRASILIGIMTAILSGTILWIQLLRVRLRRQQAARLTFSRQTLQGQESERRRIAANLHDSLGQNLLVIKNQLHLAMQPVGAVPELQRRLEEISSMASQAIEEVRQITHDLRPYQLDRLGLTQTIRAAIRRVSENTAISFASDVEDIDGLLDKESEIHVYRIVQESLNNVVKHSKATEVTIIVKKNLARISLGIRDNGQGFNANAFSAHGVESAGFGLSNISERARILGGELVVDSRPGSGVSLTIEIPILNSKHEAPGEIIDR from the coding sequence TTGAGTTTCATTTATTTCCCTGCTCTCACGCTCGCGCAATCTTTTCCGATCGTCACGAATGTTGACCAATTCTGGAACGTCCCGAACGAATATTTTCTTCGCGGATGTTCTTTCCACATTACTGGTGTCGTTACGCTCGCCGATACCAACCGCAATCTCATGGTGGTGCAAGACTCGACCGGCGCGGTGGCGATCAGCGGCAGCGTAAAAAAATCACCCGTCATGATCGGCCAGCGCGTTTTGGTTGAGGGAAACGAAGCCGCGCCGGCGGTTGAAGGTTTTCCTGATTATCCATTTCATCCGTCCGGCTCGGATGTGCCCGCCGCGTTCGAGGCTCCTTCAAACTGGGGCAATTATCATTTGACGCGCATGCGGGGCTATCTGCATCCGCCGGTGACGGGAAATTACACTTTCTGGATCGCCAGCGATAATTCATCCGAGCTTTGGCTGAGCACGGATGAAGACCCGGCCAAAGTCCGAAAAATTGCCTTCATCAGCGAAGGTTTTTGGGTGAATCCGCGGGAATGGTCCCGCTATCCATCGCAACGCTCAGAAACGATTTTTCTGCGCTCCGACAAAACCTATTACGTCGAAGCTTTTCAGGAACAGGTCTTGCAAGACGACCATCTTTCGGTCGCGTGGCAAGGGCCGGACTTCGCGCAAGCCTTGGTTGATGGAAAATATTTGACGCCTTTCGCCGATAGTGCGGATGAAAAAAAATTGCCGGTGAGCCACGGAATTCTCCGCGAATTCTGGACCAATTATTCCGCCGGCAGCCTCGTGGGAATCACCGGCCCCCGGCGTTACGCGTCCGTTTTGAGCGCGAAGGAAATTCACCTCACGATCCTTGGCAACGGCCCGCTGCCTGAGCCGCGCCGCATCTCGCTGGACCAGCCGCTCGCTCCCGAAAATAATTATTGCTGGGTGCAAGTGGAAGGCATGCTGAGTTTTCTCGCGGTGCATGACACGTCGGCCAGTTTGGAAATGCTCGACAACAATGAGCAGACGGAGTTGCACGTTCAACATTGGGACAAGGATTCGCCGTTGCATCCGCTGAACGTCCGCGCCGAGGCGCAGGGCGTGTGCGAAGGCACTCACAGCATGACCGGCCCGCTGACGCCCGGCCTGATCTGGGTTCCTTCGCAGAGCAATATTCGCCTGCTGGAAACCACCATCACCAATACGGCCCCGTTGACGCTGGCTCAACCCGCCGTGAAGACCCAAATGAATCCCACCGGCGACATGGCGGGATTTTATATCACGCGCGGGGTGGTCACTTTCAACGATGACGTGCTCAAGAAGCATTGCACTTTCATCCAGGATGATAATGGCAGCAGTATTTTTATTTTGGACCCGGCGGAGCGTCTCGTCGGCAAACTTCAAATCGGCGAATGGGTGCAGATTGGCGGCACTTTGTTGCTGGGCAAGGATGCTCCCGGGCTTCAGCCGACCGTTCTGAGGAATCTCGGCCTTCAGACGATGCCCAAGCCCATCATCGGCCCGACGGATCTTTCGCTGGAGAAAATCGCCAACGGAATCTGGACGGAAGTCGAGGGCGTGGTTCGTTCCGTGGATACCAACGGCGTTATTTTATTGGCGGGAAAAAAGGCGCTCGCCTCGGTGTGGATTGGACGGACGCCGCCGGAAGTTTTGCGGCATTACGTGGACGCGACCCTTCGCATCCAGGGCGTCATGTCCACGGCGGTTTTTGGCCGGCCCGTGCTGCTGACACCTTCGCGCGAATTTGTCGAGGTTGAGGAAGCCGCGCCGGAACATCCTTTTGACCTGCCGGTTTTTTCGATGGCGAATCCGAAGCCGGTTGGCGTGGGCTTCAACTGGCAGCATCGCGTTCGCATGGGCGGGGTGGTGACGTTTCGCGGCGACTGGGGATTGTTTGTGCAAACCGCTTCGGGAAGCATGCGCGTTCAGACCGTGAATGCTCCGGCCGTTTCCGTTGGCGATGGTGTCGAAATCGTTGGATTTCCCGATGAAAATAATTCCGTAACGGGCGCGCTGGTGCGTCCCACCGGGAACCATCCTTTATTTAAGCCGCTGAATCTTGATCTCGCCACTGTGAGTCCGGGCGAAAGAGGCAGCCTGTTCGTAAAAGTCCGGGCGGATTTGCTGTCCCAGAAAAAGAACGCCAATCATCAAATGCTGGAGTTGGAACAAGGCCAGCGGGCATTTGAGGCGGTGCTGGCGACGCACGATGGCCAACTGCCGGAGCTTAATCCCGGAAGCCGCATTGAGATCACCGGCGTCTGCGACTTTCAACCCATCGCCACGGCAGCGGCGAGAGGTGGCTTGTCGGAAAATGCCACCGGGCTTTGGCGGGTTTGGTTGCGCAGTCCCGCCGACGTGGTGGTGCTGAGCGGGCCGCCGTGGTGGACCTGGAAACGCGCCTCGATTTTGATCGGCATCATGACCGCGATTCTTTCCGGCACGATCTTGTGGATCCAACTGTTGCGCGTGCGGCTCCGGCGGCAACAGGCGGCGCGGCTGACCTTTTCTCGGCAAACGCTTCAAGGCCAGGAAAGTGAACGCCGCCGCATCGCCGCCAATCTTCACGACAGCCTTGGGCAAAATTTATTGGTCATAAAAAATCAACTGCATCTGGCGATGCAACCGGTGGGTGCGGTGCCAGAGTTACAACGGCGGCTCGAGGAGATTTCGAGCATGGCTTCGCAGGCGATTGAAGAAGTACGCCAGATCACCCACGACTTGCGGCCGTATCAGCTTGACCGGCTCGGTTTGACGCAGACCATTCGCGCCGCGATCCGCCGCGTCTCGGAAAACACCGCCATCTCCTTCGCCAGCGATGTTGAGGACATTGACGGATTGCTCGACAAGGAATCGGAAATCCATGTTTATCGAATCGTGCAAGAGAGCCTCAACAACGTCGTCAAACATTCCAAGGCCACCGAGGTCACCATCATCGTCAAAAAAAACCTGGCGCGTATCTCGCTCGGCATTCGCGACAACGGCCAGGGATTTAACGCCAACGCCTTTTCCGCGCACGGGGTTGAAAGCGCCGGTTTCGGCCTGAGCAACATCAGCGAACGGGCGCGAATTCTCGGCGGCGAACTGGTGGTGGATTCCCGCCCGGGAAGCGGAGTCAGCCTGACGATTGAAATTCCCATTCTTAATTCCAAGCATGAAGCGCCTGGTGAAATTATTGATCGTTGA
- a CDS encoding response regulator transcription factor has translation MKRLVKLLIVDDHPIFRRGLREIIEEHPNFEVVGEASDGQLGLRLVSDRKPDIVLLDIDMPRISGLDMARALQKSEHPAQIIVLTMYKEEDMFNAAMDLGIKAYILKENAADDIVEALDRVVGGKTFISRSMSDIGKKRTDHVQKLLLSKPQIEYLTSAERRILKLIAEDNTSKEIADKLGISVKTVDNHRLNICQKLNLHGSHSLLKFAFDHKSHL, from the coding sequence ATGAAGCGCCTGGTGAAATTATTGATCGTTGACGATCATCCGATCTTTCGACGCGGGCTCCGCGAGATCATCGAGGAGCATCCGAATTTCGAAGTGGTGGGCGAGGCGTCGGACGGCCAGCTTGGGCTGCGGCTCGTTTCGGACCGCAAGCCGGACATTGTGCTGCTGGACATTGACATGCCACGCATCAGCGGATTGGACATGGCGCGCGCGCTTCAAAAGAGCGAGCATCCCGCCCAAATCATTGTGCTTACGATGTACAAGGAGGAGGACATGTTTAACGCGGCGATGGATTTGGGCATCAAGGCTTATATTCTCAAAGAGAACGCCGCCGATGATATTGTGGAAGCCTTGGATAGAGTTGTCGGCGGAAAAACTTTCATCAGCCGCTCCATGTCGGACATTGGAAAGAAGCGCACCGACCATGTCCAAAAACTTTTATTGAGCAAGCCGCAAATCGAGTATCTCACGTCAGCGGAACGGCGGATTTTGAAACTCATCGCTGAAGATAATACGAGCAAGGAAATTGCCGACAAACTCGGCATTAGCGTCAAAACGGTAGATAATCATCGGCTCAACATTTGCCAGAAACTGAACCTGCACGGCAGCCACAGCCTTCTCAAATTCGCGTTTGATCACAAGTCTCACCTGTAG
- a CDS encoding AraC family transcriptional regulator → MTNHCAARTSKSSAPVEISFENSSSEDAGCGSNSIRLATGNLQVDHCVSYMVQQLNKPLKISVLIELAGITHSRFFAVFKSSTGYTPLDFFIRLRMRKARELLSTNRLLVKEVSYLVGYKDALYFSRMFKSIYGIAPSGFRTLASDSANFDTGQKTRLAQ, encoded by the coding sequence ATGACCAACCATTGTGCCGCCCGCACCAGCAAAAGTTCAGCGCCAGTTGAAATTTCTTTCGAGAACTCTTCCAGCGAAGATGCCGGTTGTGGTTCCAATTCAATCCGGCTCGCGACGGGAAATCTGCAAGTGGATCATTGCGTGAGCTACATGGTGCAGCAGTTGAACAAGCCTTTAAAAATTTCCGTGCTCATCGAACTCGCCGGGATTACTCACAGCCGTTTTTTTGCGGTCTTCAAATCTTCCACCGGTTATACGCCGCTGGATTTTTTCATCCGTTTGCGCATGCGGAAGGCGCGCGAACTTCTTTCGACCAACCGTTTGCTGGTCAAGGAAGTTTCCTATCTCGTCGGTTACAAGGATGCGCTGTATTTTTCCCGGATGTTCAAATCCATTTATGGCATAGCGCCGAGTGGATTTCGAACGCTGGCGTCCGATTCCGCGAATTTTGACACCGGGCAGAAAACTCGTTTGGCGCAGTAG